From the genome of Populus alba chromosome 10, ASM523922v2, whole genome shotgun sequence, one region includes:
- the LOC118036968 gene encoding oxaloacetate tautomerase FAHD1, mitochondrial, giving the protein MSGLESYFLTSSSLSFPFSNNKRSQVQCTPPRRSPFDIAPIKRRPILIVMASPSAGIQKLLHVGTKIVAVGRNYAAHAKELGNAVPKEPVLFMKPTSSYLENGGTIEIPQPLESLHHEVELAVVIGQKARDVPESTAMDYVGGYALALDMTAREIQATAKSAGLPWTVAKGQDTFTPISSVLSKSNVPDPDNLELWLKVDGEIRQKGSTKDMIFKIPFLISHISSIMTLFEGDVILTGTPQGVGPVKIGQKITAGITDLIDVHFNVEKRKRPGSC; this is encoded by the exons ATGTCGGGTCTAGAGAGTTACTTTTTGacttcttcttccctttcatttcctttctccaACAATAAAAGGTCGCAAGTCCAGTGTACTCCCCCAAGACGATCGCCGTTTGACATTGCTCCGATAAAGAGAAGACCGATCTTGATCGTAATGGCATCACCGTCAGCAGGCATACAAAAGCTACTTCATGTAGGAACCAAGATCGTTGCCGTTGGCCGTAACTACGCTGCTCACGCGAAAGAACTAGGCAACGCCGTCCCCAAG GAACCGGTGTTGTTTATGAAACCGACGTCGTCTTATTTGGAAAACGGAGGTACGATCGAGATTCCACAACCGTTGGAGTCGTTGCATCATGAAGTCGAGCTTGCTGTAGTTATTGGCCAGAAAGCTCGTGATGTGCCTGAATCAACTGCCATGGACTACGTTGGAG ggtATGCGCTTGCATTGGATATGACTGCTAGGGAAATACAAGCTACTGCTAAg TCTGCAGGGCTCCCGTGGACTGTGGCTAAAGGGCAGGACACATTCACACCTATCAGTTCTGTT CTTTCCAAGTCAAATGTGCCTGACCCTGACAACTTGGAACTATGGTTAAAG GTTGATGGAGAAATACGCCAGAAAGGTTCCACCAAAGATATGATCTTTAAAATCCCATTTCTCATTAGCCACATCAGTTCTATCATGACACTCTTTGAAGGAGATGTTATATTAACAG GCACCCCACAAGGTGTTGGCCCTGTAAAAATAGGTCAAAAAATAACAGCTGGTATAACAGATCTTATCGATGTGCACTTCAATGTTGAGAAACGCAAAAGGCCAGGAAGTTGTTGA
- the LOC118037000 gene encoding exopolygalacturonase, translating to MKYLANVLFILCLLAASCEAKGLGRRARAAVRAPRRTAPRRDPNEKVFNVLQYGAKPGGKQDSALSFIRAWRAACNYRGTARLLIPRATFLIGATIFQGPCLGPVPIKVQIAGTLKAVPDPSMYEEDFWILFENINGLLVTGTGTVDGQGNAVWKYNDGGSRFPSSIKFNHVANGIIRQITSVNPMGFHISIVLSQNIRAKHLHITAPATSPNTDGIHISQSSAVKVSRSVISTGDDCVAIIQGSTDVSIKKVTCGPGHGFSVGSLGKYPDEKDVRGVVVTNCTLRNADNGVRIKTWGGSQPSQASNILFQDIIMDNVKHPIIIDQTYGSKSSSPSRVKISDVRYINIRGTSASAVGVDLMCSKAVPCEKLFFSNINLKYYGPKKLPFTSTCTNAKINYAGSQFPAPCR from the exons ATGAAATATTTGGCAAATGTCCTCTTTATCTTATGCTTATTAGCAGCCTCTTGTGAGGCGAAGGGTCTGGGACGCCGTGCTCGTGCCGCCGTAAGAGCACCTCGCCGGACCGCTCCTAGAAGAGACCCGAATGAAAAGGTCTTCAACGTGTTACAGTATGGAGCAAAACCTGGAGGAAAACAGGACAGTGCATTA TCTTTCATCCGAGCATGGAGGGCTGCGTGCAATTATAGGGGAACGGCAAGGCTACTCATCCCCAGGGCAACCTTCTTGATAGGGGCAACCATCTTCCAGGGGCCATGCCTAGGTCCAGTACCCATTAAGGTTCAAATTGCAGGAACACTGAAAGCCGTACCAGACCCTAGCATGTACGAAGAAGATTTCTGGATCTTGTTTGAAAACATCAACGGCTTGCTGGTTACCGGTACAGGCACTGTTGACGGCCAAGGCAATGCTGTCTGGAAATACAACGACGGTGGTTCCAGGTTCCCGAGT TCTATAAAATTCAATCATGTAGCCAATGGGATTATAAGACAGATCACCTCCGTTAATCCCATGGGTTTCCACATATCCATCGTTCTGTCCCAGAACATCAGGGCAAAACATCTTCATATAACAGCTCCTGCGACGAGCCCCAATACCGATGGAATCCATATAAGCCAGTCCAGTGCGGTGAAAGTATCCAGAAGTGTTATCAGCACCGGTGATGATTGCGTCGCTATAATTCAAGGAAGCACTGATGTCAGCATTAAAAAGGTTACCTGTGGGCCTGGACATGGCTTCAG TGTTGGTAGCCTTGGCAAGTACCCTGATGAAAAGGACGTGAGAGGAGTCGTCGTGACAAACTGCACACTAAGGAACGCTGACAATGGAGTTAGGATCAAAACATGGGGAGGATCACAACCCAGCCAGGCTTCAAACATTCTTTTCCAGGATATTATCATGGACAACGTTAAACACCCCATTATTATCGATCAAACCTATGGATCAAAAAGCAGCTCG cCATCAAGGGTAAAGATAAGCGATGTTCGATACATAAATATCAGAGGAACCTCCGCGTCAGCAGTTGGAGTTGATCTCATGTGCAGCAAGGCTGTTCCTTGTGAAAAACTCTTCTTTTCAAACATCAATTTGAAGTACTATGGGCCAAAAAAGCTGCCTTTCACTTCTACGTGTACGAATGCAAAGATCAACTATGCTGGCTCCCAATTCCCAGCACCTTGCCGATAG
- the LOC118037002 gene encoding exopolygalacturonase: MAILFTWKSSANALLILCIIAASFVSKALGYHGLAGRKDPNEKVFNVLRYGAHPGRDDNALSFIRAWKAACNYRGKARLLIPKGTFLIGATIFQGPCQGPAPIKVQIAGALKAVADPSMYEEDFWISFENIKGLLVTGTGTVDGQGNAVWKYNVGDGGAKFPSSIKLNHVVNGIIRQITSVNPMGFHISIVLSQNIKAKNLRIFAPSDSPNTDGIHISQTNQVYVSNSVIGTGDDCIGIIRGCTDVHIRNVTCGPGHGISIGSLGKYQEEEDVRGITVKNCTLNNTDNGIRIKTYGGSPPSQASGILFQDIVMDRVKNPIIIDQFYGNKESASRVKLSDVRYQNIRGTSTSVVGVNIKCSHNVPCERVSLSNINLNYVGAKQRNHEISSVCTNAKLNYAGFQLPSPCR, encoded by the exons ATGGCCATACTATTTACATGGAAATCCTCGGCAAATGCCTTGCTCATTTTGTGCATTATAGCGGCCTCCTTTGTTTCAAAGGCTCTGGGGTACCATGGACTCGCCGGCCGGAAAGATCCCAATGAGAAGGTGTTTAACGTGTTACGTTATGGAGCACATCCTGGAAGAGACGATAACGCACTG TCTTTCATCCGAGCATGGAAGGCTGCATGCAATTATAGGGGAAAGGCAAGGCTACTTATCCCCAAGGGAACCTTCTTGATAGGGGCAACTATCTTTCAGGGACCATGCCAAGGTCCAGCTCCCATTAAGGTTCAAATTGCAGGAGCTCTGAAAGCTGTAGCAGACCCTAGCATGTACGAAGAAGATTTCTGGATctcatttgaaaacatcaagGGCTTGCTGGTTACCGGTACAGGCACTGTTGATGGCCAAGGCAATGCTGTCTGGAAATACAACGTCGGCGACGGCGGTGCCAAGTTCCCTAGT TCTATAAAACTCAACCATGTAGTCAATGGGATTATAAGACAGATCACCTCTGTGAATCCCATGGGTTTCCACATATCCATCGTTCTGTCCCAGAACATCAAGGCCAAAAATCTTCGTATATTTGCCCCTTCCGACAGCCCCAACACCGACGGAATCCATATCAGCCAAACCAATCAAGTGTATGTATCAAATAGTGTCATCGGCACTGGTGATGATTGCATTGGCATCATACGTGGATGCACCGATGTCCACATCAGAAATGTAACCTGTGGCCCTGGACATGGTATCAG TATTGGTAGCCTTGGAAAGTACCAGGAAGAGGAGGATGTGAGAGGGATCACTGTGAAAAACTGCACATTGAATAACACGGACAATGGAATCAGGATAAAAACATACGGAGGATCACCTCCAAGCCAAGCTTCAGGCATACTTTTCCAGGATATCGTCATGGACAGAGTTAAAAACCCCATTattattgatcaattttatGGAAACAAAGAATCG GCATCGAGGGTGAAACTCAGTGATGTTCGATACCAGAACATTAGAGGAACATCCACTTCAGTTGTTGGAGTAAACATCAAGTGCAGCCATAATGTTCCCTGTGAAAGAGTTAGCTTGTCAAACATCAATTTGAACTACGTTGGAGCAAAACAGCGTAATCATGAAATCAGCTCTGTGTGCACCAatgcaaaattaaattatgctGGCTTCCAACTCCCATCACCTTGCCGATAG